The Vicia villosa cultivar HV-30 ecotype Madison, WI linkage group LG1, Vvil1.0, whole genome shotgun sequence genome includes a region encoding these proteins:
- the LOC131644049 gene encoding calreticulin-like, whose protein sequence is MAIRARHPNVLSLVLISFLSVASAKVFFEERFEDGWESRWVKSEWKKDENLAGEWNYTSGQWNGDANDKGIQTSEDYRFYAISAEFPEFTNKDNTLVFQFSVKHEQKLDCGGGYMKLLSGDVDQKKFGGDTPYSIMFGPDICGYSTKKVHAILTYNDTNQLIKKDVPCETDQLTHVYTFIIRPDATYSILIDNVEKQTGSLYTDWNLLPAKKIKDPEAKKPEDWDDKEFIPDPEDKKPEGYDDIPKEVADPDAKKPEDWDDEEDGEWTAPTIANPEYKGPWKPKKIKNPNYSGKWKAPLIDNPDFKDDPDLYVFKLKYVGIELWQVKSGTLFDNVVITDDPEYAKQLAEETWGKQKDAEKAAFEEAEKKKEEEESKDDPVDSDAEEDDEDTDDASHDSDAESKTEAGEESDETNKEDVHDEL, encoded by the exons ATGGATGGGAAAGTCGTTGGGTAAAATCCGAATGGAAGAAGGATGAGAATTTGGCCGGAGAATGGAACTACACCTCTGGTCAATGGAATGGAGATGCCAATGATAAAG GTATTCAAACAAGTGAAGATTATCGATTCTATGCTATCTCTGCTGAATTCCCTGAATTCACCAACAAGGATAACACCCTTGTATTCCAATTTTCTGTCAAGCATGAACAGAAGCTTGATTGTGGTGGTGGATACATGAAATTGCTTAGCGGCGATGTTGATCAGAAGAAATTTGGAGGTGACACACCTTACAG TATCATGTTTGGTCCAGATATCTGTGGTTACAGTACCAAGAAAGTACATGCTATTTTGACCTACAATGACACAAACCAGTTGATAAAGaaggatgttccatgtgagactGACCAACTTACACATGTTTACACATTCATCATCCGTCCTGATGCAACCTACAGCATCCTGATCGATAATGTTGAGAAGCAAACCGGTAGCCTCTACACTGATTGGAATCTTCTTCCTGCAAAGAAAATTAAGGATCCTGAGGCTAAGAAG CCAGAAGATTGGGATGACAAAGAGTTTATTCCTGATCCTGAAGATAAGAAACCAGAGGGATACGATGACATCCCTAAAGAGGTTGCAGACCCTGATGCCAAAAAG CCTGAAGACTGGGATGATGAGGAAGATGGTGAGTGGACAGCACCTACTATTGCCAACCCAGAGTACAAGGGACCATGGAAGCCAAAG AAAATTAAGAACCCCAACTACAGCGGAAAGTGGAAGGCACCATTGATTGACAACCCAG ACTTCAAGGATGATCCTGACCTATATGTTTTCAAGTTGAAGTATGTTGGTATTGAATTGTGGCAG GTGAAATCTGGTACCTTGTTTGACAATGTTGTTATTACTGATGATCCCGAGTATGCCAAACAACTAGCTGAAGAAACATGGGGCAAACAGAAGGAT GCTGAGAAGGCAGCATTTGAAGAGGccgagaagaagaaagaagaggaG GAATCAAAGGATGACCCAGTTGACTCCGATGCGgaagaggatgatgaagacactGATGATGCTAGCCATGACTCTGATGCTGAATCAAAGACAGAAGCTGGTGAAGAAAGTGATGAAACCAATAAAGAGGATGTACATGATGAGCTCTAG